One window of Anaerolineales bacterium genomic DNA carries:
- a CDS encoding universal stress protein UspA produces the protein MPETPSIGIYHAIQDFHSARQKAALREIIARFTGDSIELMSFGEVRQKLKAQISAKKELKEIPLDSIIGSVNRYQDFYRDFLPGKNIDEERWANIDLANYGFKGLPPIEVYQIDQAYFVIDGNHRVSVAKQLGASHIQAYVTQVSTRVSFTPDSLPTDLILKSEYADFLEHTNLDKSRPTADLSVSFPGQYPVVEEHIVVHRYFMGIEQQREIPIAEAAADWYDGVYLPIITLIQERGLLTDFPERTELDLYLWIAEHRALLEEDLNTQVEVISALDDLSDQFSQRPYRVIARLGNKIVKTLVPSSLESGPAIGEWRQAVQNANKSERLFGEILVPINGREDGWWALEQAITIARREPSRLHGFYILNSDDEQETIPAEVVESEFFNRCQAAGIQSDFQAKTGDITSNICERARWSDLVIINLSFPPEASLLGRLSSGIRNLVQRCPRPIMFTPQLVTPLNHALLAYDGSLKAQEALFIAAYLAAKWEIPLSVITIGPKSDASEILGDAEKYLEVHNITASYFLADGQNPSEVILQQSTDLKADFLIIGGYSRNPVLEVLQGGDVDQLLRQTHLPVIICR, from the coding sequence ATGCCTGAAACACCGTCTATCGGTATCTACCATGCTATCCAGGATTTCCACTCGGCTCGCCAAAAAGCTGCCTTGCGGGAAATTATTGCCCGTTTCACAGGTGATTCTATTGAACTGATGTCTTTCGGAGAGGTAAGGCAGAAACTCAAAGCCCAGATCAGTGCCAAAAAAGAGCTTAAAGAAATCCCGCTTGATTCGATTATTGGCAGCGTAAATCGCTATCAGGATTTTTACCGCGATTTTTTACCGGGCAAAAATATCGATGAAGAGCGTTGGGCAAATATCGATCTGGCAAATTATGGATTTAAAGGTCTACCACCCATTGAGGTCTATCAAATTGACCAGGCGTATTTTGTGATCGATGGTAACCATCGCGTATCGGTAGCGAAACAGCTCGGCGCTTCTCACATCCAGGCATATGTCACCCAGGTCAGCACGCGTGTCTCTTTCACACCAGATTCCCTGCCAACAGACTTGATTTTAAAATCGGAATATGCAGACTTTCTCGAGCATACTAACCTGGACAAGTCACGCCCAACTGCTGATTTATCAGTTTCGTTCCCAGGCCAGTACCCTGTAGTTGAAGAGCATATTGTGGTTCACCGTTATTTCATGGGGATTGAACAGCAGCGTGAAATCCCCATTGCAGAAGCAGCTGCTGACTGGTACGATGGGGTCTACCTCCCAATCATCACCCTCATCCAGGAACGTGGCTTGCTCACCGACTTTCCTGAACGCACCGAGCTGGACCTATACCTTTGGATTGCCGAACATCGTGCTCTTTTAGAAGAAGATCTGAACACCCAGGTGGAGGTCATCTCCGCCTTGGATGATTTGTCCGACCAGTTTAGCCAACGGCCATACCGGGTCATCGCTCGGCTGGGTAATAAAATCGTCAAAACATTGGTTCCCTCCTCCCTTGAATCTGGGCCAGCAATCGGAGAATGGCGGCAAGCAGTCCAAAACGCCAATAAATCGGAGCGATTGTTTGGAGAAATCCTTGTACCAATTAATGGTCGCGAAGATGGCTGGTGGGCGCTCGAGCAAGCCATAACCATCGCCAGGCGCGAGCCTTCCCGGCTGCATGGTTTTTATATCCTGAACAGTGACGATGAGCAGGAAACCATTCCTGCCGAAGTGGTAGAAAGCGAATTTTTTAACCGCTGCCAGGCAGCTGGCATCCAGTCTGATTTTCAAGCAAAAACCGGCGATATCACCTCGAATATCTGCGAGCGTGCACGCTGGAGTGACCTGGTAATCATCAACCTAAGCTTTCCTCCGGAAGCTTCGTTGCTCGGCAGGCTGAGCTCAGGTATCCGCAACCTAGTGCAAAGATGCCCTCGGCCGATTATGTTTACTCCACAGCTTGTAACTCCATTGAACCATGCCCTGTTAGCCTATGATGGTAGCCTCAAAGCCCAAGAAGCATTATTCATCGCTGCCTATCTGGCTGCCAAGTGGGAGATCCCACTGTCCGTAATTACCATCGGGCCGAAAAGTGACGCCAGCGAGATCCTGGGCGATGCTGAAAAATATCTGGAGGTCCATAATATTACCGCCAGCTATTTCCTGGCTGATGGTCAAAATCCATCCGAGGTCATTTTGCAACAATCCACCGACTTGAAGGCTGATTTTTTAATCATAGGGGGTTATAGCCGGAACCCTGTTCTTGAAGTGTTGCAAGGTGGAGACGTCGATCAACTTTTACGGCAGACGCATCTACCGGTCATCATCTGCCGTTAA
- the sufC gene encoding Fe-S cluster assembly ATPase SufC yields the protein MSEINIRDLHVNVAGREILKGVNLTVNQGEVHALMGPNGTGKSTLAYTLMGHPGYLVTQGEVLFKDTNILELKPDERSRLGIFLAFQYPVSIAGVSVANFLRTAINARRKALNPEDKGISVPEFRKMLKDRMDLLKMDYSFASRYLNEGFSGGEKKRAEILQMAVLKPEIAILDETDSGLDIDALRIVSEGVNTLRGPEMGVLVITHYQRILNYIKPEFVHIMLDGRIVESGGSDLALNLEEHGYEWVREKYETVPA from the coding sequence ATGTCTGAGATCAACATTCGGGACTTGCATGTTAATGTCGCGGGGCGCGAAATCCTAAAAGGTGTCAACCTGACCGTCAATCAAGGTGAAGTACATGCCCTGATGGGTCCCAATGGAACAGGAAAATCGACATTAGCTTATACACTGATGGGGCATCCCGGTTATTTGGTGACTCAAGGCGAAGTGCTTTTTAAGGATACCAATATCCTTGAGCTGAAACCTGATGAGAGATCGAGGTTGGGCATTTTCCTGGCTTTCCAGTACCCGGTATCGATTGCCGGTGTATCGGTGGCAAATTTCCTGCGCACGGCAATTAACGCTCGCAGGAAGGCCTTAAACCCGGAAGATAAGGGCATCTCGGTGCCGGAATTTCGCAAGATGCTCAAGGATCGCATGGATTTGCTCAAGATGGATTACTCCTTTGCAAGTCGCTATCTAAATGAAGGCTTTTCTGGGGGTGAGAAAAAGCGGGCAGAGATCCTGCAGATGGCTGTGTTAAAGCCAGAGATCGCCATCCTGGATGAAACTGATTCGGGCCTGGATATCGATGCCTTACGGATCGTATCGGAAGGGGTTAACACCCTGCGCGGTCCCGAGATGGGTGTACTGGTGATTACCCATTACCAACGCATTCTAAACTACATTAAACCGGAATTCGTACATATCATGCTGGATGGGCGCATCGTCGAGTCAGGCGGCTCAGACCTGGCGTTGAACCTTGAGGAGCACGGCTACGAGTGGGTGCGCGAGAAATACGAGACGGTGCCAGCCTGA
- a CDS encoding phosphomannomutase codes for MSLDIINSGLNSRSGGLEVEKIHFGTDGWRGRIAEDYTFANIRRCTQGFADYLINKGARDEWVIVGYDQRFHSENFAAAVAEVLAANNLRVYLTDKATPTPTIAFSVVNKKAVGAVNITASHNPPTDNGFKVRDEHGGAIDPAGLLEIEARIPDTADKARRISLEEGISQHTIQVFDPNTAYIEQLNKLIDFQKIKDSGLQVLVEPMWGNGIGWFPRLLSGGRTRVEEIHNQRNPIFPEMKRPEPIPPNVDVGLRETVQRKADVLIITDGDADRLGVGDEDGRFIDQLRVYALLGYYFLEVRKERGPIVKTLSTTNMLTKLGKLYDVPVYETGVGFKYVAPKMLETNAMLGGEESGGYAFRNHVPERDGILAGLYILDMMVRLGKKPSELIGELFKKVGPHYYDRIDTPFSGDRASREQSILDSKPETIGGMRVVNLDTTDGFKFNLEDGGWLLIRFSGTEPIMRVYCETTHQESVKEILADGLRVAGLKS; via the coding sequence ATGTCCCTTGATATAATAAACTCCGGTTTAAACTCAAGAAGTGGAGGATTAGAGGTGGAAAAAATCCATTTTGGGACTGATGGCTGGCGAGGGAGAATCGCTGAAGACTACACATTTGCGAATATTCGTCGTTGCACACAAGGATTCGCTGACTACCTGATCAATAAAGGTGCCAGAGATGAGTGGGTTATCGTCGGATATGACCAGCGCTTTCATTCAGAAAATTTCGCTGCAGCAGTCGCTGAAGTACTGGCTGCAAACAATTTGAGGGTATATTTAACCGATAAGGCTACACCAACGCCGACCATCGCATTTTCAGTGGTCAACAAAAAAGCTGTTGGTGCAGTCAATATAACTGCCTCACACAACCCCCCGACCGATAATGGCTTCAAGGTGCGTGATGAACACGGTGGTGCAATCGATCCGGCAGGATTGCTGGAAATCGAAGCACGCATCCCGGATACTGCTGATAAAGCCCGGCGCATCTCGCTTGAAGAAGGGATTTCGCAGCATACCATACAGGTATTTGATCCTAACACGGCATACATTGAGCAGCTGAACAAGCTGATCGATTTTCAAAAAATCAAGGATTCCGGCTTACAAGTGCTGGTTGAGCCAATGTGGGGGAACGGTATCGGGTGGTTCCCACGTCTGCTATCAGGCGGCAGGACAAGGGTGGAGGAAATCCATAACCAACGTAACCCGATTTTCCCAGAAATGAAACGCCCGGAGCCAATCCCACCTAATGTGGACGTGGGATTGCGCGAAACCGTGCAGCGCAAAGCAGATGTGTTGATCATCACTGACGGGGATGCTGATCGCCTGGGCGTGGGTGATGAAGACGGTAGATTCATAGACCAGCTGCGCGTGTACGCCTTGCTAGGGTATTATTTCCTTGAGGTAAGGAAGGAACGCGGCCCGATCGTAAAAACCCTGTCCACCACCAATATGCTGACCAAGCTGGGCAAGCTCTATGACGTCCCGGTATACGAGACCGGGGTTGGCTTTAAGTATGTGGCACCCAAGATGCTGGAAACGAATGCCATGCTGGGTGGTGAAGAATCCGGCGGATATGCATTCAGGAATCACGTCCCCGAGCGGGATGGCATTTTGGCAGGCCTTTACATCCTCGATATGATGGTGCGGTTGGGCAAGAAACCTTCTGAATTGATCGGTGAGCTGTTCAAGAAGGTTGGCCCGCATTATTATGATCGCATCGACACCCCGTTTTCGGGAGATCGCGCCTCTCGTGAACAGAGCATCCTGGACAGCAAGCCGGAAACAATCGGCGGTATGAGGGTGGTCAACCTGGATACGACCGATGGGTTCAAATTTAACCTGGAAGACGGCGGCTGGTTGCTGATCCGATTTTCTGGCACCGAGCCGATTATGCGCGTTTATTGTGAGACCACTCATCAGGAAAGCGTAAAAGAGATCCTGGCGGATGGATTGCGGGTGGCAGGCTTGAAATCGTGA
- a CDS encoding aldolase translates to MTTSLFQDQLALLHGSLKLTEHGAEIVDRQRLQDNIYKLVEISALGDPSSKGAAQYLIRQAALAFGVIPSSINDLYLARGRGEIPTTFTVPAMNLRMLAFDSARAVFRIANEMNAGAFIFEIARSEMGYTDQRPAEYASNILAAAIAEGYTGPVFIQGDHFQVSAKRYTSSPETETQAVKDLTKEAIAAGFYNIDIDTSTLVDITKSTIPEQQTLNNHLSAMYSANIRSLQPEGVQISIGGEIGEVGGHNSTEEELRAYMDGYHSELTKLGPKAQGLSKISIQTGTSHGGVVLPDGTIAKVNLDFGILLKLSRLARSVYGMGGTVQHGASTLPDNAFGKFVESEAVEVHLATNFQNIIFEHIPETLRSEMYAYLDKNSASERKPDMTDEQFYYKTRKNAIGPFKSKTWNLPAEVKNAISRALEEQFRKLFVYLGMQGTRKYTDIFIHPVKVIPDLKFYLGETAVEEEVSDLAD, encoded by the coding sequence ATGACCACATCACTTTTTCAAGATCAACTTGCATTGCTCCATGGCAGCCTGAAGTTAACCGAACATGGGGCTGAGATTGTCGACAGACAACGGCTGCAGGACAACATTTACAAGCTCGTTGAAATTTCGGCTTTGGGAGATCCGTCTTCCAAAGGAGCTGCCCAATACCTGATCCGCCAGGCAGCTCTAGCTTTTGGTGTTATCCCCAGCTCTATCAATGATTTATACCTGGCACGCGGGCGGGGCGAAATCCCTACTACATTCACAGTACCTGCGATGAACCTGCGCATGCTGGCCTTCGATTCGGCGCGTGCTGTATTCAGGATTGCCAACGAGATGAATGCAGGTGCGTTCATTTTTGAAATCGCTCGTTCAGAGATGGGATACACGGATCAGCGACCCGCCGAGTATGCTTCGAACATACTGGCAGCCGCAATAGCAGAAGGCTACACCGGTCCAGTATTCATCCAGGGTGACCATTTTCAGGTATCTGCCAAACGTTATACATCTTCACCAGAAACAGAAACCCAGGCAGTTAAAGATTTGACAAAAGAAGCCATTGCGGCTGGCTTTTATAACATCGATATCGATACCTCAACCCTGGTCGATATCACCAAATCCACCATTCCCGAGCAGCAAACTTTGAATAACCACCTGTCTGCCATGTACTCAGCCAATATTCGCTCACTTCAACCCGAAGGCGTGCAGATATCCATTGGCGGTGAGATTGGTGAAGTAGGTGGTCACAATTCCACTGAAGAAGAGCTGCGCGCCTATATGGACGGCTATCACAGCGAGCTGACCAAGCTTGGTCCTAAGGCACAGGGATTAAGCAAGATCAGCATCCAGACCGGTACATCTCACGGTGGCGTGGTCCTGCCGGATGGCACAATCGCTAAAGTCAACCTTGATTTTGGCATCCTGCTTAAGCTCAGCCGTTTAGCTCGCTCGGTTTATGGCATGGGCGGTACAGTCCAGCATGGTGCATCAACCCTGCCTGATAATGCCTTTGGCAAATTCGTCGAGTCTGAAGCTGTTGAGGTTCACCTGGCAACCAATTTTCAGAATATCATCTTTGAGCATATACCCGAAACTCTCCGCTCAGAAATGTATGCCTACTTAGACAAGAACTCGGCCTCTGAACGTAAACCGGATATGACCGACGAGCAGTTCTACTACAAGACTCGGAAAAATGCCATTGGGCCTTTCAAATCAAAGACGTGGAATCTGCCTGCGGAAGTAAAAAATGCCATCTCCCGAGCGCTGGAGGAGCAGTTCCGCAAGCTGTTCGTGTATCTCGGGATGCAAGGCACGCGCAAATATACCGATATCTTTATACATCCGGTCAAAGTCATACCCGATTTGAAGTTCTATCTAGGTGAAACAGCAGTGGAAGAGGAAGTATCCGATCTGGCTGATTGA
- a CDS encoding TIGR01777 family protein, protein MRIMMAGGSGLIGRELASLLVASGDEVLILSRNPTKVPAMVGIGAIPWDGKTVQEWAREVDNCEVIINLTGENLSGKGFPPTRWTEKRKQLLVQSRVESGKVLTKAIELARRKPSVFVQASGIDYYASESPKVITEEDPAGNDFLARLSVEWEASSKPVEAMGVRRIVTRNGIVLSKRGGALPLLMLPYKLWVGGRMGSGKQVYSWIHIKDEIEAIRYLIMHNDAQGVYNLTSPSPLSNDEFGRTLGKVLKRPHYFPVPATAMKLALGEVASMVLEGDRVVPKRLLELGYQFKFPFLADALADLLGN, encoded by the coding sequence ATGCGCATCATGATGGCAGGTGGAAGTGGATTGATTGGAAGGGAGCTAGCCTCTCTGCTTGTCGCCTCAGGTGACGAAGTGCTGATCTTGAGCCGTAACCCAACGAAAGTACCCGCGATGGTTGGGATTGGTGCCATCCCTTGGGATGGTAAAACTGTGCAGGAGTGGGCCCGAGAAGTTGACAATTGTGAGGTGATTATCAACTTAACTGGCGAGAACCTGTCTGGGAAGGGGTTCCCTCCAACAAGATGGACGGAAAAACGCAAGCAGCTATTGGTACAAAGTCGGGTTGAATCGGGCAAGGTGCTCACCAAGGCCATTGAATTAGCCAGGCGAAAACCCAGTGTGTTTGTGCAAGCTTCAGGGATAGATTATTATGCCTCTGAATCGCCAAAAGTCATCACAGAGGAGGATCCAGCAGGCAATGATTTCTTGGCTAGATTGAGTGTTGAGTGGGAAGCCTCCTCGAAGCCGGTGGAGGCGATGGGCGTACGCAGGATTGTGACCCGCAATGGCATTGTCCTCTCGAAACGAGGTGGAGCACTACCGCTGCTTATGCTGCCATACAAATTATGGGTGGGAGGCCGGATGGGTAGCGGAAAGCAGGTGTATTCATGGATACACATCAAGGATGAGATCGAAGCAATTCGGTATTTAATTATGCATAATGATGCTCAAGGTGTCTATAACCTGACCTCTCCTTCCCCCTTGAGCAACGATGAGTTCGGTAGGACGTTAGGTAAAGTATTGAAGCGGCCACATTATTTCCCTGTGCCGGCTACAGCCATGAAGCTTGCCTTGGGAGAAGTCGCATCCATGGTATTGGAAGGTGACAGGGTGGTTCCGAAGAGGTTGTTGGAGCTTGGTTACCAATTTAAATTCCCATTCCTTGCCGATGCACTGGCAGATTTATTGGGAAATTAG
- the sufB gene encoding Fe-S cluster assembly protein SufB — translation MSSNSNTLDNIGDYKYGFSDPETYVFKSRKGLSKRVVEQISDMKGEPQWMLDFRLKALEHFEKRPIPTWGGDLSGLNLHEIFYYVKPTQQESKNWDEVPNTIKDTFNKLGIPEAEQKFLAGVGAQYESEMVYHNIQEHLEKQGVIFLSIEDGLRKHPDIFKQYFGKVIPIEDNKFAALNSAVWSGGSFVYVPKGVKVDLPLQAYFRLNVANIGQFERSLIIADEGAQVHYVEGCTAPTYTTDSLHSGVIEIIVNKGARVRYTTIQNWSTNVYNLVTQRALVHEGGTMEWVDSNLGSKLTMKYPSCYLLEPGAKGEILSMAFAGPGQTQDAGGKAIHFAPHTSSKITSKSISKGGGRTSFRGLLKVYKGAVDSKSNTVCDALLLDPLSRSDTYPSIEIDEQDVTIGHEATVSKVGEEQLFYLMSRGLSEEESTTMVVSGFIEPLVKELPMEYAIEMNRLIQLQMAGSVG, via the coding sequence ATGAGCTCGAACTCAAATACTTTGGATAATATTGGTGATTACAAGTACGGTTTCAGTGATCCGGAAACCTACGTTTTTAAATCACGCAAGGGCTTATCGAAAAGGGTAGTTGAGCAGATATCCGATATGAAGGGCGAGCCCCAATGGATGTTGGATTTCCGCTTGAAAGCCCTGGAGCACTTTGAAAAACGACCCATCCCAACATGGGGCGGTGACCTTTCAGGCCTTAATCTACATGAGATATTCTATTATGTCAAGCCAACTCAGCAGGAAAGCAAGAACTGGGATGAGGTGCCAAACACCATCAAGGATACTTTTAACAAGCTCGGCATCCCTGAAGCAGAGCAAAAATTCCTGGCTGGTGTAGGTGCCCAATACGAAAGCGAGATGGTTTACCACAACATCCAGGAGCACCTCGAAAAACAGGGTGTAATTTTCCTGAGCATTGAAGACGGGTTACGGAAGCACCCTGATATCTTTAAGCAGTATTTCGGTAAAGTCATTCCGATCGAAGATAATAAATTCGCCGCATTGAACAGCGCGGTGTGGTCTGGTGGCTCGTTTGTTTACGTGCCCAAAGGCGTCAAAGTTGACCTGCCCCTGCAAGCTTACTTCCGCTTAAATGTTGCTAATATCGGGCAGTTCGAGCGCTCATTGATCATCGCCGATGAAGGCGCGCAGGTGCATTACGTTGAAGGCTGCACAGCGCCTACATATACGACAGATTCGCTGCACAGTGGTGTGATCGAGATCATCGTCAACAAAGGTGCCCGGGTTCGCTACACCACCATCCAGAACTGGTCTACCAACGTGTATAACCTGGTAACCCAGCGGGCTCTGGTGCATGAAGGCGGGACGATGGAGTGGGTGGATTCGAACCTGGGTTCGAAGCTAACAATGAAATACCCATCCTGCTACCTGCTTGAACCTGGTGCGAAGGGTGAAATCCTGTCTATGGCATTTGCCGGACCTGGGCAGACGCAAGACGCAGGTGGCAAAGCGATCCATTTTGCCCCGCACACCTCAAGCAAGATCACCTCAAAATCGATCAGCAAGGGTGGTGGACGAACCTCTTTCAGGGGTTTATTGAAGGTCTATAAGGGAGCCGTCGATAGTAAATCCAACACGGTGTGCGATGCATTGCTGCTCGACCCGTTGTCGCGATCAGATACTTACCCATCGATTGAGATCGATGAACAGGATGTGACCATCGGACATGAAGCAACCGTATCGAAGGTAGGTGAAGAGCAGCTGTTCTACCTGATGAGCCGGGGTTTATCGGAGGAAGAATCGACAACCATGGTAGTTTCAGGCTTCATTGAGCCATTGGTGAAAGAATTGCCGATGGAATACGCCATAGAGATGAACCGACTAATCCAACTTCAGATGGCAGGATCGGTGGGATGA
- a CDS encoding hydrolase TatD encodes MAGGRLEIVTGEPTQSLVDSHCHLNLDEFGQDRDRVIQRALEAGISWFVIPGIDLDTSKSAVELARQYPQVFAAVGVHPNSGLSWNDGTLAELREFAREKKVVALGEIGLDYYRDHCPKEIQKQIFTAQLKLAAELGLPVIVHMRDSENDILAILVSWQEELKARKSLVASHPGVVHSFSGDVSVANTLLTHQYKLGIAGSVTYPNSENLYEVIESLPLESFLIETDAPYQTPLPFRGKRNEPTNVRIVAEKIAEIKEIKVEQVAQATTGEANKMFRLRGFH; translated from the coding sequence ATTGCGGGTGGCAGGCTTGAAATCGTGACCGGTGAGCCCACCCAGAGTCTTGTCGATAGTCACTGCCACCTGAATCTTGATGAGTTTGGTCAGGACCGCGACCGCGTTATTCAACGTGCACTCGAGGCAGGGATTTCGTGGTTTGTCATCCCTGGGATTGATCTTGACACCAGCAAATCGGCTGTTGAATTAGCACGACAATATCCCCAGGTATTTGCAGCTGTAGGTGTGCATCCAAACAGTGGTCTGAGCTGGAATGATGGAACCCTTGCAGAGCTCAGGGAGTTCGCACGGGAGAAGAAAGTCGTTGCGTTGGGTGAGATTGGCCTGGATTATTATCGGGATCATTGCCCGAAGGAAATCCAAAAACAGATATTTACTGCACAGCTCAAGCTGGCTGCTGAATTGGGTTTGCCAGTGATCGTGCACATGCGTGATTCGGAGAATGATATCCTGGCTATACTGGTGTCATGGCAGGAAGAGCTCAAAGCTCGAAAGTCCTTGGTCGCCAGTCATCCCGGAGTTGTCCATTCATTCTCGGGTGATGTGTCGGTGGCGAATACATTATTAACACATCAATATAAGCTGGGGATTGCTGGCTCGGTGACTTACCCGAATTCAGAAAACCTGTACGAAGTAATCGAATCCCTTCCGTTGGAGTCTTTTCTGATAGAAACCGATGCTCCGTATCAGACGCCACTTCCATTTCGAGGTAAGCGAAATGAACCAACCAATGTTAGAATAGTGGCAGAGAAAATCGCTGAAATTAAAGAAATTAAGGTAGAGCAAGTGGCGCAGGCTACTACGGGCGAAGCCAACAAGATGTTCAGATTGAGAGGATTTCATTGA